A region from the Andrena cerasifolii isolate SP2316 chromosome 9, iyAndCera1_principal, whole genome shotgun sequence genome encodes:
- the LOC143373345 gene encoding uncharacterized protein LOC143373345 isoform X2, producing MGDRLQEAREIGNVGAVYLAMGEFESAVDCHTQHLRIARRLGDRVEEARAFSNLGSSHHYRRNFGQAMAYHENVLRIAQELGDRAIEMRAYAGLGHAARCAGDLAQAKLWHQRQLDVALATKDKVAEGRACSNLGIVYQLLGEHEAALKLHQAHLGIARSLGDKAGMGRAYGNIGNAYNALGYYEQAIKYHKQELTISKEVNDRSSEASTHGNLAVAYQAVQGHEAALRHYRAHLAIARELKDTAGEACALLNLANCLSSRGRFEEAVPYYENYLMLSQELHDVEGEAKACHFLGYAHYCLGNHREAVRYYDQDLALAKDLQDKSGMGRAYCNLGLAHLALENLDTALECQKYYLAIAHMTKHLAGKFRALGNIGDCLLRLGEAEEAIKMHQRQLNLARQAGDRSLEAAAYGALGIAHRTIKNLDKALGFHTQELTLRQEAGDLRGECRAHGNLGAVHMALGQYTHAVKCYQEQLERAKELADSGVEAQALGNLGIARLNMAHYEDAIGYFEQQLATLEPLTTGTALLDKARALGNLGDCYEALGDPEEAIKCHEQQLAAATKLKSIREQERAYRGLGRAREATGNLQEALVCFEKRLVAAHEVDSPESRGAAYGDLGRVHAALGNHEQAVSCLSHQLALARGLGDKAAEAEAASGLGAVHLLMDDPNSALRHHQLELSIAEGLDAAGLQARACANLGITQEALGQFEEAIRLQEQSLSLAAAAGDQPARAAAFSSLGRLHHLCGDLSRALSYLQSGLSLSEGLGRREEAARLRHRLGLVHWEADEAVIAVEHLEKAANLLESLDGTSSTLTCGQPNKSELLSETYRMLQKVLISLNRAEEALNWAERSRRCKSNCLDDAAHYSEIIDRQRGVILYYSEVGCELHAWCLAPGRGLLRFHSTTLDDGIGLEKRVLQAREALLDETSELVEETKIPSRGHHLNASSYSLSSLFSVGSVSSRAGSARWGRGTKGPTWQPPLPIQVLYDLLLAPFEDLLPPARKELIMVVEKSLYLAPLPALQSNPGEDYLCERFSLLVVPSLAALRKRSKTPMPEGGATVAALVAGNPVLPEEIREEYGWSESTASTETESEIVAELLEARALTGAEATRSAVLRSLPDAECVHLTVPVVWNSASLVLTADQCEEPSERPEYLLSYSDISKLRIAARLVVISSGHCWSSAENATATSDGVQNLAKALLNAGAQCVLIGMWAVPPTAGSILLRAFYSAMLQGARASRALAEAMQTVQHTRHFAHPANWAGWLLIGGDARLSNKVALMGQALAELLRGGPEQSRDALRVTLHLVEKSLQRIHRGQKNAMYTTQRSIENKVGAATGWRELLMSVGFRFEPAGNGIPSSVFFPQSDPEERLTRCSASLQALLGLGQSSLHALVRLLQAPGAAEDVIAAMRRASCATEGQEVTLPVQVWRASGSHELFASLGFDLMEVGQSEVTLRTGKQASRRAVQFALQALLALFDTQEAPKSLSLDSSSSMESLASVAHTEKNVIERPRLGGAFANYVRHRGEPDGKTMEPPNVPIPTSRQPCQNGGGESDVAFTPSPPVALNLNHQTRIRNLYPDQSVRPGSSSSSSVTDWDNGHATVLRRQPLPPLPATILERLSVRTEIGSNSPRKPRHPTTTEDICSQSESTQPAEAHNQNLRNVATSLTSLTRELTPTISEVYHERNLGLGLAPSLSKLLEEVGSVPENEEAQSTRTNHNQTQNWIQNESEFCRRDEADGRSIAESQCSATSSNKIHRKAPPPPV from the exons ATGGGAGATCGACTTCAGGAGGCACGAGAAATAGGTAACGTGGGAGCAGTTTATTTAGCAATGGGAGAATTTGAAAGCGCTGTTGATTGTCATACCCAGCACTTGAGAATAGCAAGACGATTAGGGGATCGTGTGGAAGAAGCGAGAGCTTTTAGTAACCTGGGATCGTCTCATCATTATCGTAGAAATTTCGGTCAAGCAATGGCTTATCACGAGAATGTTCTAAGAATAGCTCAAGAACTCGGTGATAGAGCAATAGAAATGAGAGCTTATGCTGGATTGGGTCATGCTGCAAGATGTGCAG GCGATCTTGCACAAGCCAAGCTGTGGCACCAGCGACAACTTGACGTTGCATTAGCTACAAAAGACAAAGTAGCCGAAGGACGAGCATGCAGCAATTTAGGAATAGTTTATCAGTTACTTGGTGAACACGAAGCTGCGCTTAAGTTGCATCAAGCGCATCTAGGAATTGCTAGATCGTTGGGAGATAAAGCTGGTATGGGCAGAGCGTATGGAAACATTGGAAATGCGTACAATGCGTTAGGATATTATGAGCAAGCTATTAAATATCATAAACAGGAGTTAACAATAagtaaagag GTCAATGACCGCAGTTCAGAAGCTAGTACTCATGGGAATTTAGCAGTAGCGTATCAAGCTGTACAGGGTCACGAAGCAGCATTAAGGCATTACAGAGCCCACTTGGCTATAGCACGCGAGCTAAAAGACACAGCTGGTGAAGCATGCGCTTTACTTAACCTAGCCAATTGTTTGTCATCTCGTGGCAGATTCGAAGAAGCAGTTCCATATTATGAAAACTATCTTATGTTATCCCAAGAGTTACATGATGTAGAAGGAGAAGCGAAAGCATGTCACTTCTTAGGTTACGCTCATTATTGTTTAGGTAACCATCGTGAAGCTGTTAGATACTATGATCAAGACTTGGCACTAGCTAAGGATTTGCAGGATAAATCTGGAATGGGAAGGGCTTACTGTAATTTGGGATTAGCGCATTTAGCTCTTGAAAACTTAGATACAGCATTAGAATGCCAAAAGTATTACTTAG CTATTGCGCATATGACTAAGCATTTAGCTGGAAAATTTCGAGCTTTGGGGAATATTGGTGATTGTCTCTTGCGTCTTGGTGAAGCTGAGGAAGCGATAAAAATGCATCAAAGGCAATTAAATTTAGCACGGCAGGCGGGTGATCGGAGTTTAGAAGCTGCTGCTTATGGAGCTTTAGGTATCGCACATCGGACGATAAAAAATCTCGATAAGGCGCTGGGATTTCATACTCAAGAATTGACTTTAAGACAAGAAGCTGGAGATTTGCGTGGCGAGTGTAGGGCTCACGGGAACTTGGGCGCAGTACATATGGCGTTGGGTCAATATACCCATGCTGTAAAATGTTATCAAGAACAGCTTGAAAGAGCTAAAGAATTAGCGGATTCAGGAGTGGAAGCGCAAGCTCTag GAAACTTGGGGATAGCTAGACTTAACATGGCACATTACGAGGATGCAATTGGATATTTCGAACAGCAATTAGCAACTTTAGAACCACTAACTACAGGTACAGCTCTGTTGGACAAGGCTAGAGCACTCGGGAATCTAGGTGACTGTTACGAAGCTTTGGGAGATCCGGAGGAAGCTATTAAATGTCACGAGCAACAATTAGCAGCCGCTACGAAGTTGAAGAGTATAAGAGAACAAGAAAGAGCATATCGAGGATTGGGTAGAGCTCGAGAAGCGACTGGGAATTTACAAGAAGCTTTGGTTTGTTTTGAAAAGAGGTTGGTAGCTGCACATGAAGTGGACAGTCCAGAATCGAGAGGCGCAGCATATGGAGATTTAG GTAGGGTGCATGCTGCATTGGGTAATCATGAGCAAGCTGTTAGTTGTTTATCGCATCAACTTGCTCTCGCCAGAGGACTTGGAGACAAAGCTGCTGAAGCGGAAGCTGCCAGTGGATTGGGAGCCGTTCATTTGTTAATGGACGATCCAAATTCTGCATTACGCCACCATCAATTGGAACTTTCGATTGCTGAAGGTCTAGACGCAGCCGGACTACAAGCTCGAGCCTGTGCAAATTTGGGTATAACCCAAGAAGCATTAGGACAATTTGAAGAAGCCATAAGATTACAGGAACAATCACTAAGTCTCGCTGCAGCCGCTGGAGATCAACCAGCAAGAGCAGCTGCATTTTCTAGCTTGGGAAGGCTTCATCATTTGTGTGGTGATTTATCGCGTGCCTTGAGCTACTTACAATCTGGACTATCACTATCTGAAGGATTGGGTAGAAGAGAAGAGGCAGCTAGATTGAGACACAGACTGGGCCTTGTTCATTGGGAAGCTGACGAAGCAGTTATTGCAGTGGAACATTTAGAAAAGGCAGCGAATTTATTAGAATCATTAGATGGAACCTCTTCAACCCTTACTTGTGGACAGCCAAACAAGTCTGAATTGTTATCAGAAACATATAGAATGTTACAAAAAGTGTTAATCAGTTTAAATAGAGCTGAAGAGGCACTGAATTGGGCGGAGAGATCCAGGCGGTGTAAAAGTAACTGTTTAGACGATGCCGCGCATTATTCAGAAATCATTGACAGGCAACGCGGAGTAATCTTATACTATAG tGAAGTGGGCTGCGAATTGCACGCCTGGTGCCTAGCTCCGGGTCGAGGACTACTAAGATTTCATTCTACTACTTTGGACGATGGTATAGGATTGGAGAAACGAGTTTTGCAAGCGAGAGAAGCTCTGTTGGACGAGACGAGCGAACTCGTCGAAGAAACGAAAATACCGTCAAGGGGGCATCACCTTAATGCCAGCTCTTATAGTTTGAGTAGCCTGTTCAGTGTGGGTTCGGTCAGTTCGCGTGCAGGAAGTGCTCGATGGGGAAGAGGAACAAAAGGACCCACATGGCAACCACCATTACCGATTCAAGTACTCTACGATTTACTTTTAGCCCCGTTCGAAGATCTTTTACCGCCTGCGAGGAAGGAGCTGATTATGGTAGTGGAAAAGTCGCTGTACTTGGCGCCACTTCCAGCTTTGCAATCAAACCCAGGGGAGGATTATCTATGCGAAAGATTTTCGTTGTTAGTTGTACCATCTCTTGCAGCTTTGAGAAAACGGTCTAAAACTCCTATGCCCGAAGGCGGGGCAACGGTGGCTGCATTAGTTGCAGGGAACCCGGTACTTCCCGAAGAAATTAGAGAAGAATATGGTTGGTCTGAAAGTACAGCTTCTACTGAAACGGAATCCGAGATCGTTGCTGAATTATTAGAAGCCCGCGCCTTAACCG GGGCAGAAGCAACTAGATCGGCTGTTTTAAGATCTTTACCCGACGCAGAGTGCGTACATTTGACAGTACCAGTTGTTTGGAATTCTGCCAGTTTGGTACTAACTGCCGATCAATGCGAAGAGCCTTCCGAGAGACCAGAATATCTACTAAGTTATTCAGATATATCAAAATTGAGAATAGCAGCCCGTTTAGTCGTAATATCTAGTGGTCACTGTTGGAGTAGTGCAGAGAATGCAACCGCTACATCGGATGGTGTGCAAAATTTAGCTAAAGCTTTATTAAACGCTGGAGCACAATGCGTACTTATAGGAATGTGGGCAGTTCCACCCACAGCTGGCAGTATCTTATTACGAGCATTTTATAGCGCTATGTTACAAGGCGCTAGGGCATCAAGAGCATTGGCAGAAGCTATGCAAACAGTTCAGCATACAAGACACTTCGCGCATCCTGCAAACTGGGCTGGTTGGCTGCTCATTGGGGGAGACGCAAGATTGTCGAACAAA GTCGCTCTAATGGGACAAGCACTTGCTGAATTGTTGCGCGGTGGTCCTGAACAAAGTCGTGACGCTTTACGCGTGACGCTTCATTTAGTAGAGAAATCGTTGCAGCGAATACATCGTGGGCAAAAGAATGCTATGTACACAACTCAACGTAGCATTGAAAATAAAGTGGGAGCAGCCACTGGTTGGCGAGAACTTTTAATGTCGGTTGGGTTTAGATTCGAACCAGCCGGAAACGGGATACCGTCCTCGGTGTTCTTCCCACAAAGTGATCCTGAAGAAAGATTAACGAGATGTAGTGCAAGCTTGCAAGCATTACTAGGATTGGGGCAATCGTCGCTACACGCGCTTGTTAGATTGTTACAG GCACCGGGAGCTGCAGAAGATGTGATTGCAGCAATGAGAAGAGCAAGCTGTGCAACAGAAGGTCAAGAGGTCACATTACCAGTTCAAGTATGGAGAGCGTCAGGATCTCATGAATTGTTTGCAAGTTTAGGTTTCGATCTTATGGAAGTTGGCCAATCGGAAGTCACATTAAGAACAGGGAAACAAGCATCGCGAAGAGCAGTTCAATTCGCTCTTCAAGCTCTTCTTGCCTTATTTG ACACGCAAGAAGCACCTAAAAGTCTGAGTTTAGACTCCAGTAGCTCAATGGAAAGCCTAGCCTCTGTTGCTCATACCGAAAAGAATGTCATAGAACGACCCCGACTAGGAGGTGCATTTGCGAATTACGTTCGACATCGAGGTGAGCCAGATGGAAAAACTATGGAACCGCCAAACGTTCCAATTCCTACATCGCGACAACCATGTCAAAATGGAGGAG GTGAATCGGATGTTGCCTTTACTCCCAGCCCTCCCGTAGCACTGAACTTAAATCACCAAACACGTATTAGAAATCTTTATCCGGATCAAAGCGTGAGGCCTGGATCTAGTTCAAGCAGTTCGGTAACGGATTGGGATAACGGTCATGCGACAGTTTTAAGACGGCAACCATTACCACCTTTACCGGCGACTATACTGGAAAGACTAAGCGTTCGAACAGAAATCGGATCTAATTCACCTAGGAAGCCTCGTCATCCTACGACCACTGAAGATATTTGCTCCCAATCCGAGTCCACGCAACCGGCAGAGGCGCacaatcaaaatttaagaaacgtAGCCACGTCTCTCACGAGCCTTACACGCGAATTAACACCTACGATCTCCGAGGTGTATCACGAGCGAAATTTGGGATTAGGATTGGCACCATCTTTATCGAAGTTACTAGAGGAAGTAGGATCCGTCCCAGAAAACGAGGAAGCTCAATCGACACGAACGAATCACAATCAAACTCAAAATTGGATACAAAATGAATCTGAATTCTGTCGAAGGGACGAGGCTGATGGTAGGTCTATCGCCGAATCGCAATGCAGTGCTACCAGCTCTAACAAAATACATAGAAAGGCGCCCCCTCCTCCAGTAtag